GTGGCTGGAGATCCAGAATTAATCCATACCAAACCAAAAGCCATAATCCAGCGTAAACATTATTCAACAGCACAGTAATCGGCAGTAACTACACCACACATGTCTGACTAGAATTTGTACTCAATAAACACCCCTCGATACAAACTACTGGAATATACATTTAACATACTTGATTTACTTTTTCTGAAACTTCTTATTTTGAATTATGCAGTTCTCTCGCTAGTCTTATTATGTTAACCCCGACATTATTGATGCAACTATACCTATAAAAAGAACTTGGATAATTGCAAAAGGAATCATCAATTGTGCTCTCCGTATCAAACACCCTCCTCACATTTCAAGACTTACATTTTGCATCTCCCCAACCTGAAAAAAACTGACTTGCCCTCATGCATGCACATCGCGCGATCCACacccaaaaattaaaacaaaggTCGTGGATGGGGTAATTTGGGAATGAAAATGGCCTAACTTGGAACTTAGCAGATTAAGTAGCAAAGGAAGATGCAATTTAAAACCAATGGAAAGAAGTCAGGATGGTAATTGTAGGTTTTAAAATGTGAGGAAGGTACTTGACAGGAGCAAAGTTCAGGATGGTATCAGTACTTTTCCCCAAAGAGATCTTTCAGTACCTGAAAGTTATCAAATGCACGATGAGGGATATTATCATCAAATTGCTTCATTGCATCCCATGGTCCATCTCCCACACCAACTAATATGATGGAGAGAGGATATTGGCTGCTctaccaaaaagaaacaaacaggaTGTCAAGGAATGTGATAATTGCAAAGTTGGAATATGTGACCTTTCTTCACCAAGCAGGACAGTAACAAAAACATACAATTCCAAAATTACCTAGCTGCTACTATGGAGTTTATAGTTGCCTGTTCTTGTGGGCTGAATCTCCCAGGAGGTAAATCAGGACTTCTAGTAACCTATGAACCATGGTGATGGAACAATAAGCATGAGGAAAGAACTTGGTGATAAAGCAACAATAAGGATGTGATACGCAAAGTATTGAGAACCTGTCCATCTGCTATAATGACGAGGACATGATATTGCCTGTTGCTCCTAGCCACAATGTCGATAGCGGCATCAATTATCGGCGCAAATGATGTGGGCCCTATAAACAACAGTAATAGAAAGCGTTAAAAACTACCGCATGGAAGTTTCTATTATATGGACCTTCGACTGCCCGAGACAGCCTTAAAGGATCCATCATAAACTCCTACGGACAAATTTCCTGTAGGAGACCAACAAAAGAAACATGAGACAAAATGAGGGCAATAAACCATCCaaaatggggaaaagaaaaacataaatgatAAGTTCATTCATGGGAAAATATCAGTTAACAAAATGGAAGACTATCATGGCTAAGTCATGGCTCTGGAAGGAACTGGGAGTATGTTGAGTGAAACAGCTATTTTATGACCTAAGTTTAAAATCTATTCAAAATAATAACTTGGTTTACAAGTTGGGAAAGTTTGGCATGGACGTTTCAATCTTTATTTCTTAACCATGTAGGACCACAGAAACCTCTTGCTCTCCTCTTGGATTCTTTATAACGCTATGATTTGGGTAACATTGACAACAATACCTGCTATGATCTGATGTCCATCAATCCTGCCATTTAAAGtctaatgaaaatgaaaaacaaaaatactaCTGATTTAGACAAGATGTTTTCTTATTCTTCACAATGATTGAGAACACTGTACTTTGCTCGAACTTGCAgatttgtttatttcatttttaaaagaagatgaagactgCAAAATATTTTGGCCTAAAGTAGAAACCATCACATAAGAACGATCAGtaaagaaggagaaaaaccTGACAACTTTAAGTGGGGGACGATCTCTCTATAACGTGCAAGCGCTTCCTCAAAACCATGACAATAACGATGATCAGAATAAAAGCTGAAGACGGATTGATCATGTGTTGATGCTGCAAAAAGCAATGTGATGAGAAGAAAGCTTCAAAGGCGATGATAAGAATTCCTACCAAAGCTACAAATTACCAACAGCACTGACCATCGCCAAATCCAAAACAAGGTATGAGTTCATCTTCGTCAAAAGGGGACAATGTTTTGCCGATTATAGAAATTGCTTGCTCATATGGATTAGGTGTGTTACCAGTGGCATGAAGACTTTTTCTCCCGAAGGAATATTTACCTACGATACAAAATTCACATTATTTTTCCAATATATAGTTTCATAAAACCTTAATGCTTTGTTTGTCCATTGGAAATAGAATCACCTGACCACTCATTGCTCTTTGTGAAATCAATACCAAGGATTAAATTTGATGATTCAAGGCCAGCGTCCCTCAGTGCAGTTGTGACCTAAAATATGAGCATCACAAATCCCATTACTGTTTCATTTTACATCTTTAAAGTCAAAACAGCCAAAGTATAATCACCACAGTTCACATTCCCATCTAATTTCACAGCTTTTCAATCAAAACTGCCAATCAACAAACAGCGGATAGGATAGACAAGATTCagagataaaaaagaatattattaaGAATCAAATTAAGACTTAGCTCAAATTCTGTGGAAAAATTTTCAACCCAAAAATTTAAGTATTTAGACGGAGGGAGACTGCATGCATATAAGAACAAACTTGTAAACAAGTGATGTAAATTTTTTAGACAACTCACGTCAGTTACCTCAACTCAAGTACATAAACCACattaaacttaaatttaacCAAAGTGGTACCAGGAAAGTGGTACCAGGAAACTACATTGGCAAGCCCAATCACAACCCAGCCAAATCTCCTTGGCACATAACAGGCAATGATGAAGGGAGACAGCATGTTCATGATCCTCCTAAACCTTAATAGTCAATGGAaacaaataaaacaataaacaCCTGATCCAAGGAGTTGAAATTATCTCCAAAGTGCGTCGATCGATGCTCATGTCCATATTTTGACTCCATTTAGCTTTCTGCAAAAGAAGGTGGTTGATGCAAATAATCATAATGAGGGTCATATGAGTTGATTCATTATTGCCCATTTCCAGAATGACAGATTTTCCTATGAAAAGGTATCTATATCTATGTTTTGCTCAGACTATCTTATGAGGTAGATGGTGGCTTTCTCACAGGAACAAACAAGGACCAATGAACTACTTTAGAAGTCAACAATAGTAAAACATAATTCTTGCATAATCTGCTACATTTCGAGCACACAAATTACAGCATGGTCATTGAAATTCTTTATCCAATATCTCGGACCTGGAAGTATTTCTTTCCCATAGAAAGAACGCAAGACGCCATGTTTCTCAATAACGATAAAGAATTAGAAACTAAAAGTTATTTATAACCAACAGTTTGAGGGAGACTGCTGATTCACTTCAAGATGGCCCGCTTCCTTCAATCATCTATTCCCTCAAATAGATCATAAATCGTTCAAAATCTCCCGATAAAACATTGCCATTATATATAACTTGAAACTGAAAAACACAGGTCAGCAAAAATCCAACCCCCTACAAAATTTACAGAATCCAAATATGTTATCGAAGCAAACCAACAAGTCAATTAGCCAAGCACAATCACAACAGTTCGACCCACATGATTTCCAAGGTTCACATTATGGGTCCGGAaccaagttcaagttcaagttcaagatCGACCCTTTGGAAAAAGTGAAGAACTTTCCCACATGTAGTGGCTCAGTTCACTCTATCTTCAAAAGGGTCTCGAAGAAAGATCCCGTAGACGCACTGTAATCAGGTATTCACCACagtaaaatcgaaaaattcaaGAAACCGCGTGGCGGAAAGCGGTGACAACGCCATCATCAAGAATTGACatggggaaagagagagaaagatgtaCCCGTTCATAAGTTGGAGGTAAGCCCAAAGATTTGCAAGCTATTCAAGAGCCTCCTTCTCTCGATCGAAGGTCTCCGGAAGACGCAGAGAGAGTGGCCCTCTTGTCGCTTGACCGATTTCTTCTGAGTCttcctgtttctttctttctttctttcttttcggtTTACTGCTTTCTGAAAATTACTTCTGGCTTTAGCTGGCTCTGCCCCCACGTTCTCCACGTGTCTACTTGCAATTATAGGGACCATCTTTAATAAAACCTAGTTACTCTAATTAGGTGCCAAGATTTACAAATTCATCCTTGATGAGATtataaaatttagggaaaaagccatgaaaaaccctgaactttactcaaaatgacacatttaccccaaatttttttgtgacgtaaaaatccaaaacttttcAACTACGAcattctttacctttttttttttttgaacacaaaaatcctgaactttcgttacgtgatacatttacccaaaaattagatggcattttggtcttttcatttttaaatttttttttcttctctcttcctccgccggccccgccatggccggcgcagggaagaagaagaagaaaaaaaaaggaaaaaacagaataaaaagacaaaaatgccattgatggggtaaatgtgtcacaatttagaaagtttgggatttttcacgtcataaaaaaaaaaaaagttttgggtaaatgtgtcactttaggcaaagttcagggttttCATAGCTTTTTCCCTAAAATTTACTTACTGTGACTCAATTATTGACTTAAAGTATCCAATCAAAGGCCACTTCGATAGAATCCAGAAATAGATGCTGAAAATTTAAGTATTGAAATTTAAACACTGATAATCTAGAATCttaataatcaaataaaagGTTATTTAGGGTATGTCTGTTTTTTTGAAAGATATTCCTtcgaaaataatcatttgtattttGTGAAATAATACTTGTTGTTGAttaaaatatttgttattcaTATATTCTTATAAACAACGGAAGTCatcattctaaaaaaatatattttttaagttATTTATAGAATAGAGCATTAATAACAACTGAATATTGAATATTCATTGACAAGATCTTGATTCCTATCTGGATCAAGCTTCTTCTCTATTGTGTCTGATTAAGGTATCTACACAGAAAGGGGCCCAATTTGTCCTTTCGATTATTCCCTTTCCTCTTtgtcttttccatttttgtgtTTTGCTTTTTCAGCTAACTAGATGCACTTCCTCAGCTGGTAGCCTTCTACATAAAGAACTATTTAATAACCAATTAAGTgttcaaaataaatgaaaatttgatgattgagcATCTTATAGACTTTAAAGATTCAATTAAGGCCCGCTTGATAAGATTGAAATAATTTAAGGACTTATTATAAATGTTGATAATCTTAAGGGTTGaagatggaaaaataaaaatcaaatattgaaTTTGGATTAATATTATTATCAAAAATAGCATTGTCGGATCGCCAAGGTCGACCTTTGTCCTTGCTCGACAAGTGGTTCTTGCAGTCGAGCTCCCTTGTGGAAGGGTTGTCACTCAACAAATAATGGATAACAGGCTCATCTTCCCTAGGCGTTCACTTTGACGGCAAAGTTTGCCATCTTGATGTATGCTCTTCACCACCTGTAGGTAAGTGAATTATTATTAGGTTTTAAACATGTAACAATGTCATCGCAACATTTTTAATTCCCATTTGGCTGCCTTTCTTATTGAATGAATTATGTATTCACTTCCTCATTTGCAAATCATGTGACTTTCTGACTTAACTAGATCAAAGCTAGTTACAATCATCATAAGTGGTTAATTTATTGAGTACTAAACAAGATTAATCCCCCATATTTAATTAGGCCCTCCGGCAAAATTTCATTTAGTATGGTCCCCGTATGATAAAACCCAGCAAGTTTGTCATTTGTAAGGCCATGTCATAGTAGAAAAGCCCTATGATTTATTAAACTTTGGTTATACGAAGTTTAGAGaccatattatatttttcttgggcTACCTAGATATTAGCCACTTAAAAAAGAATCATCTTTTACAATGTTCATTAAATGCAACATCTCTTGCGGTCTAGCAATGGAGAACACCTTGCGAGTGTGCATGCTGATATACAATCAAGGACCAGACTTGGTTtctatcacaaaaaattattcatatttcGGGTCCTAAAAAGCACAAGTGACAAGTTTGATTCTCGCTTCACGGACCTTTCAAGGCCATGACACAATTGACCAGTTTGTTTGCCAACCATCCGCTGCAAACATGAAATCTGATTTAGAACATCACCCGTTTCCCATGAAGAAGTGAGTATCCATTTCCAAACTACTGGAGTTTGGTTGCAATTTAAAGTGAAACGCAAATGGGGTCATTGCAGTTTACACAAGAACAAAACAGTTGATAAATGATACCGCAAGGTACCGTTTGTGGCTTCACAATCAATGCTCAAATGCGCTCTAGCCACTTGAAAGATTCATGATACTGACTCTTTCTTCTTTATGCGAGCAGGAGCTCACGTGCTGGGGGACCAAAGGCCCCCTTGACCCTCTAGGATAACATCTACATTCTAATCCCGGTGTCATTCATGCCAATGAACTCATCTGAGATTGTAAGATTGTAAGCTGATGCATTGAAAAATTGTGTCGTAATGTGGGTAAGGGTCgtgataaaaatgaagaatccTGGACTCGGTAAGTTTTGCTGTCGGTATATAGATAATAAATAGATGAAGCCACGAGGTTGGAGCAAGAAAGTATGATGAATGATGTGAGGGGCTGGTGAAGGATCTATCTCAAAAACCATACATGTATACTAGAAAAACGTAACGTATTGTTTGAATGGTATATATCAGCATCGTATAATATAACACAAAAAAGGTGACGAAAGGTGAGATTTAAGTATCATATCTACCAGAACTTGATTCTGATTTAGTTTTGATTGAATCTCACAAATCATGGGATTGTAGTTGTTAACCCACAAATCATAGGATTGTAGCTTTCCTCCTATTTAggctttgtttcctttttgtttgctAGGATTTCTCTATGCATTTGCCTACAAATATGACACTGTAAAGCTAAAGAATATATGAATGATAATAAGAATTTCTCTCCATCTAAATTTCCACATGGTATCAAGGCTGGAGGTTCTGAGTTCAAATCTTACTTAATTcaatttgcctccccaattaaattttcacGTTTAGTATTAAGCAAAAAGGCCAAGCTAAGCATGAGGAgaggagtgttagaatattaagtttaagcttttaaaacagttggCCGTAGTCCCAAAAAATCTCACACTCCCTTCCATTGCCAACAAATTGCGGTTAGCTACTTAAATGTACTCAGAGATCTCCATGTTGATTTGGGTGGACAAGCCAAATCCTCAAAGAACCAAGATGAGGGAAAATTCAAAGTTGTTCCTGGTCTCTAGACAGAAGTAAGGAGAAAGAAATTTCTTACTCAGAGAGATGGTAGATGGAAAGTTGCCACTGAGGTCTTAGTTACTGATGCCTCCAACAAAAATATAGAACAAGGATTTGGTTGCATTCATTACGGGTTATTGACAAGAAAAGATATCACTCATCTTGTTCAAAGGGTTAACGAAATGGCCTGTTAGGGGTTTCTGACAGAGTTCTGCTTACCTGTAGCCTCCTCGACTTCATTTATGAGTACAACATACCACTTGCCTACTCTGATTCCCAGTTGTAGGCCATGAAATTGCCACGTGTATGGTGTTATTCTTATCCTCCCAGCTTTTCTATAATATATGTTTGCATGTATCACTATGGGGTGTAAAGTTAGTATGCCTCCATTCACGTACGTAACATGAAAAGGATTAGCAACTGGAGTTTTGTATTGAGACAAGGAGAGACTGGAAATGTCAATGTGAGCTTGTCATGGGCACATTTGTAAAGTGAACACTGCTCTAGATGCCAGTTAAGTCAGCTGCGGAGATTTTTGAAACAATTCTGAACATATCTATTGTGGTCGACGAGAGGGGATACACTTCTATTGCTAGTATAACTTCTTTTGCGCAATCTAATTTTATCAGTGTATGTTGCTGGTATAGCTTCTTTTGCGCAATCTAATTTATCAATGTCTGTTGCTGGTATAGCTTCTTTTGTGCAATCTAATTTTATCGGATGGTGAATTTGACAACAAAGGTGATACCAATCTTAAAGATGGTTAGTAAATGTCCAAAAGATTCTAAGAAAATTCATGGGAAAAATGTCCTTGCTTATCaaattctgttctttttcctccgTTGACTTTTATCCCCTTCGGATCCAGCATTTTAGTTTATCAATTTTTGTTAGGGTAGAGAGATGACTCTTAAGTCTCGTCACCTAACGATTTTCGAGGGATTGTAGACCCTCCCCACTTTGTAAATGGCTTTGCATTCAAGCTCTTCTCCTCAGATTGGTATGGCTATGAAGAAAACCATAGGAAATGACAATATAGGATAGGATCAAATACGAAATCTATCCATCATTTGAGAAAATACAGAAAGTTAGGGCAAATATACACATctaatctataaaaaaaaaaaaagttcaaatccACGGAGAAGTACAAACACATCACAATTTGCTTAGGAGACGCAATCAATCAGCAAACAATTCACATTCACGACTAAGTTATCCATTTTGTAACTTAAAATCATCTGCTCATCTTCCCTTCTGCTGCTATTACTCTCTTCGATGGTTACCGCGAGCAATGGCACAAGTCGATGATTTGACAATCCAATGCCAATGCCGGGACTTTCACCATTGCTCTTGCGAGCATCGAAGCCCATGTCACTTAAGTATACAGTCTCAAACGGGTTGTGATGGGCTGTCGGCACAAAGCTCTCCACTTTGTAAATGGCTTTGCATGTCTGGAAAGAAATAAGGAGATGACATAAGTAAGCCTACATTATCCATAGCACTACAGATAttgtctctctctatctctctatcaTGTGAAGGAATAATTACTTCCACATTTAATTGTAGTTCGTACATCTTTTCAAGTCTAGTTAGCCTTCGATGAGAACATCTCCTGCCCCATAGATGCTACTACTGTGGTATTCTTTCCCGTTTAGGATGAGGATAGTCCCACCATTTGTCAAAGATAATTTTGCGGGCATACTCGTGATTAGTTAAGTACGTGAGATTTCTGGGGCATGATAAACAGCAATATTGTATAATAAGCTCATTGATTTGCTGAGCCACAGCCAACTTTGACAAAACCAGTGGATTGAGAGCCGGAAGTTTCTTTGGAAAATATATAGAAGTAACTAACTTTGCAGTAATACTGGGTACAACCAATTTTATGCTTTTAGCTTTCATTATCAAGCAAAATGGGGAATGGTTATAACAGGTGCAAACTTTATACTCCACGAATTGGAGGCCATATAAAGAATGATGCTAATTGCTGAATAGAGAATGACTCACCAGATGGGCCACATCCAAAGGCCATGTTCTTTGGATTTGTAAGGCAAATGGGGCAAACCTTGAAGAACACAAGCAGCTAAGTGCGGATTTACATTTAATGAAGAACGTGAagtttcacaaaataaaaaataaaaataaaaaaaataaaaaaaaggtgatTAAATGACACTTATTTTCCCGAAGCTGTTTCCTGAGTTTGTGGAGAACTATCTGGGAGTGACTTATCCAAGCTGGTATGACCAGTGACTCCAGGTGGGGGTGGAAGTGGCCTTATACGAGGACCAGTCACTGCCTCCCTGCAGTATAAGCAGAATTTACATTATAGCAGGCCTCAATGCAATGTAGAAACAAACAGCTACAGTTCCCAATCTTACTTGACGTGCGAAATGCTTTGAGTGGCTCTATACTGAAGGGGAATTTCCATGAGAGCAGCAAGAGCAAAGGCAGTCTCTTTCTTTGAAGTATCTGTGTTCTCAGACATGATTTTTGTGAAGTTTACAAACTGCGTAGTGGAACAATGAATAAACAAGAAGgttaaaagcaaaaagaaaaagaaaaaaaatgtggtGGAATTTATTGATTCTAAAATAACATTTTAAACTTAAAATGTGTACTCGGGGCACTATTTACTACTGTCAGAGAGGAATAAATCAGACCATATtataaaaaagttcaaagaaagGGGACTTCACAACAAAAAGTGGCTGGAGATCCAGAATTACTCCATACCAAACCAAAAGCCATAATCCAGTCTAAACATTATTCAACAGCACAGTAATCGGCAGTAACTACGCCATACATGTCTGACTAGAATTTGTACTTAATAAACAACCCTCAGTACAAACTACTGGAATATACATTTAACATACTTAGTTTACTTTTTCTGAAACTTCTTATTTTGAATTATGCAGTTCTCTCGCTAGTCTTATTATGTGAACCCCGGCATTATTGATGCAACTATACTTATAAAAAGAACTTGGATAATTGCAAAAGGAATCATCAATTGTGCTCTCCGTATCAAACACCCTCCTCACATTTCAAGACTTACATTTTGCATCTCCCCAACCTGAAAAAAAACTGACTTGCCCTCGTGCATGCACATTGCGCGATCCACacccaaaaattaaaacaaaggTCGTGGATGGGGTAATTTGGGAATGAAAATGGCCTAATTTGGAACTTAGCAGATTATGTAGCAGAGGAAGATGCAATTTAAAACCAATGGAAAGAAGTCAGGCTGGTAATCATAGGTTTTAAAATGTGAGGACGGTACTTGACAGTTGACAGGAGCAAAGTTCAGGATGGTATCAGTACTTTTCCCCAAAGAGATCTTTCAGTACCTGAAAGTTATCAAATGCACGATGAGGGATATTATCATCAAATTGCTTCATTGCATCCCATGGTCCATCTCCCACACCAACAAATATGATGGAGAGAGGATATTGGCTGCTctaccaaaaagaaacaaacgaaAAGTCAAGGAACGTGGTAATTGCAAAGTTGGAATATGTGGCCTTTCTTCACCAAGCAGGACAGCAACAAAAACATGCAATTCCAAAATTACCTAGCTGCTACTATGGAGTTTATAGTTGCCTGTTCTTGTGGGCTGAATCTCCCAGGAGGTAATTCAGGACTTCTAGTAACCTATGAACCATGGTGATGGAACAATAAGCATGTGGAAAGAACTTGGTGATAAAGCAATAATAAGGATGTGATACGCAAAGTAGTGAGAACCTGTCCATCTGCTATAATGACAAGGACATGATATAGCCCGTTGCTCCTAGCCACAATGTCGATAGCGGCCTCAATTATCGGCGCAAATGATGTGGGCCCTATAAACAACAGTAACAGAAAGCGTTAAAAACTACTGCATGGAAGTTTCTATTATATGGACCTTCGACTGCATGAGACAGCCTTAAAGGGATCCATCATAAACTCCTGAGGACAAATTTCCTGTAGGAGACCAACAAAAGAAACATGAGACAATATGAGGACAATAAACCGTCCaaaatggggaaaagaaaaacataaaggaTAAGTTCATTCATGGGAAAATATTGGTTAACAAAATGGAAGACTATCATGGCAAAGTCATGGCTCTGGAAGGAACTGGCAGTATGTTGAGTGAAACAGCTATTTTATGACCTAAGTTTAAAACCTATTCAAAATAATAACTTGGTTTACAAGTTGGGAAAGTTTGGCATGGACGTTtcaatctttattttttaaccATGTAGGACCACCTAAACCTCTTGCTCTCCTCTTGGATTATTTATAATGCTATGATTTGGGTCACATTGACAACAATACATGCTATGATTTGATGTCCATCAATCCTGCCATTTAAAGtctaatgaaaatgaaaacaaaaatactaTTGATTTAGACAAGATGTTTTCTTATTCTTCACAATGATTGACAACGCTGTACTTTGCCCAAACTTGCAGGTTTGTTTATTTCAGTTttaaaagaagatgaatagaCTGCAAAATATTTTGGCCTAAAGTAGGAACCATCACATAAGAACGATCGGTAAAGCAGGAGAAAAACCTGACAACTTTAAGTGTGGGACGATCTCTCTGTAACGTGCAAGTGCTTCCTCAAAACCATGACAATAACGATGATCAGAATAAAAGCTGAAGACAGATTGATCATGTGTTGATGCTGCAAAAAGCAATG
Above is a window of Eucalyptus grandis isolate ANBG69807.140 chromosome 9, ASM1654582v1, whole genome shotgun sequence DNA encoding:
- the LOC104418099 gene encoding E3 ubiquitin-protein ligase RGLG3, with product MESKYGHEHRSTHFGDNFNSLDQVTTALRDAGLESSNLILGIDFTKSNEWSGKYSFGRKSLHATGNTPNPYEQAISIIGKTLSPFDEDELIPCFGFGDASTHDQSVFSFYSDHRYCHGFEEALARYREIVPHLKLSGPTSFAPIIDAAIDIVARSNRQYHVLVIIADGQVTRSPDLPPGRFSPQEQATINSIVAASQYPLSIILVGVGDGPWDAMKQFDDNIPHRAFDNFQFVNFTKIMSENTDTSKKETAFALAALMEIPFQYRATQSISHVKEAVTGPRIRPLPPPTEVTGHTSSDKSIPDSSPQTQETASGEQVCPICLTNPKNLAFGCGHLTCKDCGASLPTCPLCRQPITTRLRLYT
- the LOC104418098 gene encoding E3 ubiquitin-protein ligase RGLG3 encodes the protein MDSKYGHEHRSTHFGDNFSSLDQVTTALREAGLESSNLILGIDFTKSNEWSGRYSFGRRSLHAIGDTPNPYEQAISIIGRTLSPLDEDELIPCFGFGDASTHDQSVFSFYSDHRYCHGFEEALARYREIVPHLKLSGPTSFAPIIEAAIDIVARSNGLYHVLVIIADGQVTRSPELPPGRFSPQEQATINSIVAASQYPLSIIFVGVGDGPWDAMKQFDDNIPHRAFDNFQFVNFTKIMSENTDTSKKETAFALAALMEIPLQYRATQSISHVKEAVTGPRIRPLPPPPGVTGHTSLDKSLPDSSPQTQETASGK